From Camelina sativa cultivar DH55 chromosome 20, Cs, whole genome shotgun sequence, the proteins below share one genomic window:
- the LOC104768542 gene encoding GDSL esterase/lipase At5g03590, producing MQPKAPSWKSPYGITYPGKPSGRYSDGLIATDFLAKQLGAKLPYLWRTHGKNKIKLNRGMNFAFGGAEVFDSPVDRSPNISTQVGFLVNLALARRVYTIDGDLASSYALLSYSGSDYYGFIDQNPNMAAYPAFVEFIVEDIQYSLGIMNGLKFKNIGVTSLHPLGCLPRVTVASSFRSCNESYNDLVRLHNESLKKVVAKLNKEDKFRTKGDRFVIVDLHKAFMVNLEKKGSNKFKTPLKPCCEGDCARVDMKGAKKYTLCNDPKSAFFWDEINPTQEGWRSIYSVLGKSLTESLTKG from the exons ATGCAGCCCAAGGCACCCTCTTGGAAATCCCCTTATGGTATCACTTACCCCGGTAAACCTTCCGGCCGTTATTCTGATGGCCTCATCGCCACCGATTTTCTAG CGAAACAGTTGGGAGCAAAATTACCGTACCTCTGGAGAACTCACggaaaaaataagattaaattaAATAGAGGAATGAATTTTGCCTTCGGAGGGGCTGAAGTGTTCGACTCTCCGGTTGATCGATCGCCCAACATCTCTACTCAGGTAGGTTTCTTGGTTAACCTTGCCCTCGCCCGTCGTGTCTACACTATCGACGGTGACCTTGCTTCCTCCTACGCTCTCCTCAGCTACTCCGGTAGCGACTACTATGGTTTCATCGACCAAAACCCCAATATGGCT GCCTACCCAGCATTTGTAGAGTTCATTGTGGAAGATATACAGTATAGTCTAGGGATAATGAACGGATTAAAATTTAAGAACATAGGAGTTACATCGCTGCATCCGCTGGGATGCCTCCCACGTGTTACCGTTGCATCCTCATTTCGGAGTTGCAACGAGTCATATAACGATTTGGTGAGACTCCACAACGAGTCGTTGAAGAAAGTTGTGGCCAAGCTTAACAAAGAGGACAAATTTAGGACCAAAGGTGACCGTTTCGTCATCGTTGATCTTCACAAAGCCTTCATGGTCAATTTGGAGAAAAAAG GGAGTAATAAGTTTAAAACCCCGTTGAAACCATGTTGCGAAGGCGATTGTGCACGTGTGGATATGAAGGGTGCGAAGAAGTATACCTTATGTAATGATCCAAAGTCTGCTTTCTTCTGGGATGAAATTAACCCAACTCAAGAAGGATGGAGATCAATTTACTCGGTATTAGGCAAATCTCTAACCGAGTCTTTGACCAAAGGGTAA
- the LOC104768540 gene encoding GDSL esterase/lipase At5g03610-like: MNSAITLVVPLLLLFSSFLLFGDVTGVESSKHHHQRNLYGSTKLFVFGNSNVDTGNLPTTFESWGEPYGMTYPGTPSGRYSDGRLSTDYLALFLGIESPVPYQWKDDVEKDKLQYGMNFGYGGSGVFDTVYIKGLDMTYQIGLFEKLIGDIYSPSDLSSSVALVSIAGNDYFTHITDNGYGLSIFEFMRRVINQIEVNLRRIHALGVKTIAVPTLQPLGCLPMYTKGLSYRRCSDIINALTIVHNNALRRVVARLNRETEQSPFIVIDYFKAFFDVIDNNGQIPGVKNFTSLYVPCCGITGYCGTVHENGEKNYTLCDDPSSNFYWDGFHPSEEGWKAVYSVLTNNLKALLPLSSYA; encoded by the exons ATGAATTCCGCGATAACTCTCGTCGTCCCACTCTTgctcctcttttcttcttttctcctcttTG GAGACGTCACTGGAGTGGAGAGCTCAAAGCACCATCATCAGCGTAACTTATACGGTTCAACAAAGCTGTTTGTCTTTGGAAATTCTAACGTCGATACCGGAAACCTGCCGACAACTTTTGAATCATGGGGAGAACCTTATGGTATGACATACCCCGGTACACCATCGGGCCGTTACTCTGACGGCCGTCTCTCTACCGATTATCTAG CCTTATTTCTGGGGATAGAATCACCGGTCCCTTATCAATGGAAAGATGACGTGGAGAAGGATAAGTTACAATATGGAATGAATTTTGGGTACGGAGGATCCGGAGTCTTCGACACGGTTTATATTAAAGGTTTGGATATGACGTATCAGATCGGTCTCTTTGAGAAACTCATTGGCGATATCTATTCTCCATCCGACCTTTCTTCTTCCGTCGCCCTTGTCAGTATTGCTGGCAATGACTACTTTACTCACATCACCGACAATGGCTATGGCTTG AGCATCTTTGAATTTATGAGGCGAGTCATCAATCAAATCGAGGTTAATTTGAGGCGGATCCACGCCTTGGGAGTGAAAACGATAGCAGTACCTACATTACAGCCGCTGGGGTGCCTCCCCATGTACACCAAAGGCTTATCATACCGGAGGTGCAGCGACATTATAAACGCCTTGACAATCGTACACAACAACGCCTTGCGAAGAGTAGTGGCTAGACTCAACAGGGAGACCGAGCAGTCGCCTTTCATTGTCATTGACTACTTCAAGGCCTTCTTCGACGTCATCGATAACAACGGACAGATTCCag GGGTTAAGAATTTTACAAGTCTATACGTGCCGTGTTGCGGAATCACCGGTTATTGTGGGACTGTGCACGAGAACGGTGAGAAGAATTATACCTTATGCGATGATCCTTCGTCTAATTTCTACTGGGATGGATTTCACCCTAGTGAGGAAGGATGGAAGGCGGTTTACTCGGTTTTGACCAACAACCTAAAAGCACTTTTACCCTTAAGTTCATATgcttaa